One stretch of Sinomonas terrae DNA includes these proteins:
- a CDS encoding histone H1-like repetitive region-containing protein yields MLGGSSDGRPTTAALPGTVSRSRAVSQSRAVSRRAVSRRPVSRRAVSRRAVSRRPVSRRAVSRRAVSRRAVSRRAVSRRAVSRRAVSRRAVSRRAVSRRAVSRRVVPKPALPSGARSRPLRGSTSAMSTVGRATSRTTPRHERRSQRSLALGGRAAPRSPAPA; encoded by the coding sequence ATGCTAGGAGGCTCGAGCGATGGGAGGCCGACGACGGCGGCTCTCCCGGGCACAGTGTCCCGCAGCCGAGCAGTGTCCCAGAGCCGAGCGGTGTCCCGGAGAGCAGTGTCCAGGCGGCCAGTGTCCAGGCGGGCAGTGTCCAGGCGGGCAGTGTCCAGGCGGCCAGTGTCCAGGCGGGCAGTGTCCAGGCGGGCAGTGTCCAGGCGGGCAGTGTCCAGGCGGGCAGTGTCCAGGCGGGCAGTGTCCAGGCGGGCAGTGTCCAGGCGGGCAGTGTCCAGGCGGGCAGTGTCCAGGCGGGCAGTGTCCAGGCGGGTAGTTCCCAAGCCAGCACTCCCCTCAGGGGCGCGCTCGCGACCCTTACGCGGGAGTACGAGCGCCATGAGTACGGTCGGCCGGGCTACAAGCCGGACGACGCCGCGGCACGAGAGGCGCTCGCAACGGTCGCTCGCGCTGGGCGGGCGAGCCGCTCCCCGCTCGCCCGCGCCCGCATAG